From a single Phaenicophaeus curvirostris isolate KB17595 chromosome 23, BPBGC_Pcur_1.0, whole genome shotgun sequence genomic region:
- the PSMB2 gene encoding proteasome subunit beta type-2, whose protein sequence is MEYLIGIQGPDYVLVAADTVAASSIVQMKHDHDKMFKMSEKILLLCVGEAGDTVQFAEYIQKNVQLYKMRNGYELSPTAAANFTRRNLADYLRSRTPYHVNLLLAGYDDHEGPALYYMDYLAALAKAPFAAHGYGAFLTLSILDRYYKPGITREEAVELLKKCLEELQKRFILNLASFNARFIDKDGIHEVDNIPLAKATS, encoded by the exons ATGGAGTACCTCATCGGCATCCAGGGCCCCGACTACGTCCTGGTGGCCGCCGACACCGTGGCGGCCTCCAGCATCGTCCAGATGAAGCACG ACCATGACAAGATGTTTAAGATGAGTGAAAAGATCTTGCTCCTGTGCGTTGGGGAGGCTGGAGACACTGTACAGTTTGCAGAATACATCCAGAAAAACGTTCAGCTCTACAAAATGAGGAATG gttaTGAATTGTCTCCTACTGCAGCTGCAAACTTTACACGACGAAACCTGGCTGACTATCTACGGAGTCGA ACCCCTTACCACGTCAACCTTCTCCTGGCTGGCTACGATGACCATGAGGGTCCTGCTCTTTATTACATGGATTACCTGGCAGCTCTAGCTAAAGCTCCTTTTGCAGCACATGGATACGGTGCATTCCTTACCCTCAGCATCCTTGACCGCTATTACAAGCCAG GTATCACACGTGAGGAAGCCGTGGAGCTCCTAAAGAAATGTCTAGAGGAG CTTCAGAAACGTTTCATCCTAAATCTGGCTTCTTTCAACGCCCGGTTCATTGACAAGGATGGCATCCATGAAGTGGACAATATACCCCTTGCAAAAGCAACGTCCTAA